In one window of Bos taurus isolate L1 Dominette 01449 registration number 42190680 breed Hereford chromosome 15, ARS-UCD2.0, whole genome shotgun sequence DNA:
- the OR5B32 gene encoding olfactory receptor 5B12 — translation MENLSEVTEFLLVGLTDALEMQVPLFTIFALIYLTTLVGNLGMIVLILLDSRLHTPMYFFLGNLSLVDCVYASSVTPKVMAGILTGDKIISYDACATQMFFFAAFATVESFLLASMAFDHQAAMCKPLHYTTTVTRAVCALLATSSYVCGLLQSSVHVALTFHLSFCHSNVVNHFFCDIPPLLALSCSDIYTNEIVLFTLAAFNTLFALLVILGSYLFIFTAILRMRSSEGRQKAFSTCASHLTTVSIFYGAIIFMYLQPSSSHSMGTDKMASVFYAMVIPMLNPLVYSLRNKEVKSAFKRVVGKAVFSRLSLLIRNRMQTM, via the coding sequence ATGGAGAACCTTTCAGAGGTGACTGAATTCCTTCTCGTGGGGTTAACAGATGCTCTAGAGATGCAGGTCCCTCTGTTTACAATCTTCGCTCTCATCTACCTCACTACTCTGGTTGGGAACCTTGGGATGATCGTGTTGATTCTGTTGGACTCTCGACTTCACACgcccatgtactttttcctcgGTAACCTCTCCCTAGTGGACTGTGTGTATGCCTCCTCTGTTACTCCTAAAGTAATGGCGGGGATTCTCACAGGAGACAAGATTATATCCTACGATGCATGTGCTACCCAGATGTTCTTCTTTGCAGCCTTTGCCACTGTTGAAAgtttcctcctggcctcaatGGCCTTTGACCACCAGGCGGCCATGTGCAAACCCCTGCATTACACCACCACCGTGACGAGAGCTGTGTGCGCCTTGCTGGCCACCAGCTCCTATGTTTGTGGACTCTTACAATCTTCCGTTCATGTTGCCCTCACTTTCCACCTCTCCTTCTGCCATTCCAACGTGGTTAATCACTTTTTCTGTGACATTCCCCCACTGCTGGCTCTCTCTTGCTCTGATATCTACACAAACGAGATTGTGCTCTTCACACTGGCAGCGTTCAACACCTTGTTCGCTCTTTTGGTTATCTTGGGCTCGTACCTCTTCATCTTTACTGCTATCCTGAGGATGCGCTCATCTGAAGGACGCCAgaaggccttctccacctgtgcttcccacctcaCCACTGTCTCCATCTTCTATGGGGCAATCATCTTCATGTACTTACAGCCCAGCTCCAGCCACTCCATGGGCACAGACAAAATGGCGTCCGTGTTCTATGCCATGGTCATCCCCATGCTGAATCCACTGGtctacagcctgaggaacaaGGAGGTCAAGAGTGCCTTTAAAAGGGTGGTTGGAAAAGCAGTCTTCTCTAGGCTTAGCTTACTAATTAGAAATCGCATGCAAACCATGTGA